One genomic segment of Bacteroidota bacterium includes these proteins:
- a CDS encoding sodium transporter, protein MEFISTPDWVVIALYFVAVFAVAFGVGRRAKNNETSAGYFLAGRNVGWFVIGASLFASNIGAEHIIGLAGTGADSGLAVGQFEILASLMLLLLGWVFVPFYLKSGVFTMPEFLERRYGEGARWYLAIISILGYILTKISITIAAGGIVFETLMGINFWTGALIVILATGVYTVFGGLRAVLYTDLLQMFVLIGGAIAVTFIGLNEIGGWNAMYDAAGGSFFTLWKPMSDPDFPWTGIMSSCDNLWTC, encoded by the coding sequence ATGGAATTCATTAGTACCCCGGATTGGGTTGTCATTGCACTCTATTTCGTCGCAGTATTCGCCGTTGCCTTTGGCGTGGGCCGGCGAGCCAAAAATAACGAAACGTCAGCCGGCTACTTTCTTGCCGGCCGGAATGTCGGCTGGTTTGTAATTGGCGCCTCCCTGTTTGCGTCGAACATCGGTGCAGAGCACATCATCGGCCTTGCCGGTACAGGCGCTGACAGCGGCCTTGCTGTAGGGCAATTTGAAATTCTCGCCTCGTTAATGTTGCTATTGCTTGGCTGGGTCTTTGTCCCGTTCTATCTCAAGAGCGGGGTCTTCACCATGCCCGAGTTTCTGGAGCGACGGTACGGCGAAGGCGCGCGCTGGTACCTGGCCATTATTTCGATTTTAGGATACATTCTGACCAAAATCTCCATTACAATTGCCGCCGGCGGGATCGTTTTTGAAACCCTGATGGGCATCAATTTCTGGACAGGGGCCCTCATTGTCATCCTGGCCACTGGTGTTTACACCGTATTTGGCGGGCTGCGCGCCGTACTTTATACGGACCTGCTGCAGATGTTTGTCCTGATTGGCGGTGCAATTGCGGTTACCTTCATTGGGCTTAACGAAATTGGCGGCTGGAATGCCATGTACGACGCTGCAGGAGGTAGCTTCTTTACGCTTTGGAAACCGATGTCGGACCCCGACTTCCCGTGGACTGGGATTATGTCTTCCTGTGACAACTTGTGGACTTGT
- the cmoA gene encoding carboxy-S-adenosyl-L-methionine synthase CmoA yields the protein MKKRASLSVDLSPRSGDRKDDLYAHPRSQVAQFAFDQAVVDVFPDMIKRSVPGYTTVVAMTGLFAARYAGAGGVCYDLGCSLGATTLAMASALVGTESRIVGVDNAPAMIASFRDTLDSRSPDVPVELQCADIRATEIIGASVVVLNYTLQFIAPEERVALLARIYDGLLPGGVLILSEKVVFEDPGEQELMTALHLDFKRANGYSEMEISQKRSALEHVLIPDSLPAHQDRLQTAGFERAAVWFQSLNFASLLAMKAV from the coding sequence ATGAAGAAGAGGGCCAGTTTGTCCGTTGATTTATCGCCGCGATCAGGAGACAGGAAAGACGATTTGTACGCGCATCCCCGTAGCCAGGTCGCACAGTTTGCGTTTGATCAGGCCGTTGTAGATGTATTCCCCGATATGATTAAACGCTCTGTCCCCGGTTACACAACGGTGGTAGCCATGACCGGGCTATTTGCGGCCCGGTATGCCGGCGCCGGTGGGGTGTGTTATGATTTGGGATGTTCGCTAGGCGCCACAACCCTCGCGATGGCATCGGCACTTGTGGGTACAGAGAGCCGCATTGTTGGTGTCGACAATGCGCCGGCTATGATTGCATCGTTCAGGGATACCCTCGATAGCCGCAGCCCTGACGTTCCTGTTGAATTGCAGTGCGCAGATATACGCGCTACAGAAATTATAGGGGCATCGGTTGTAGTACTGAACTATACCTTGCAGTTCATAGCGCCGGAGGAGCGCGTTGCTTTACTGGCCCGCATTTACGACGGATTGCTGCCGGGAGGGGTTTTGATTTTATCTGAAAAAGTCGTGTTTGAAGATCCGGGAGAGCAGGAATTGATGACTGCGTTGCATCTCGACTTTAAGCGTGCTAACGGGTACAGTGAGATGGAGATCAGCCAAAAACGATCAGCGCTGGAGCACGTGCTGATACCGGATTCGTTGCCTGCCCATCAGGACCGGTTACAGACCGCCGGTTTCGAGCGGGCTGCGGTGTGGTTTCAAAGCCTGAATTTTGCTTCTTTGCTGGCCATGAAAGCTGTTTAG
- the cmoB gene encoding tRNA 5-methoxyuridine(34)/uridine 5-oxyacetic acid(34) synthase CmoB: protein MIDYTSLYEQLAISPLESWLDVLPSQLQQAFDSRRHGDLDLWLLTLKEFPNVQPSAVDLSDSVIRIGSPDDISPKDRAALETALQVFHPWRKGPYDLFGIHIDTEWRSDLKWDRLIDAIEPLSGKRVLDVGCGSGYHCWRMLGEGARLAVGIDPYLLFVLQYQAVRSFIGDVPAYVLPLGIEALPENLVGFDTVFSMGVLYHRKSPFDHLYKLKELLRVGGELVLETLVIEGDEGQVLVPKDRYAKMRNVWFIPTPAGLQQWVQRCGYKDVQLVDVALTTEEEQRNTPWMRFESLKDYLDPNDNTRTIEGYPAPRRAIITAKR from the coding sequence TTGATAGATTACACCTCACTGTACGAGCAACTGGCTATCTCTCCGCTGGAGTCATGGTTAGATGTGTTGCCATCGCAGTTACAGCAGGCTTTTGATTCCAGGCGCCACGGAGATCTGGATCTGTGGCTGTTGACACTCAAAGAATTTCCGAATGTGCAGCCTTCAGCTGTTGATCTCAGCGATTCGGTGATTCGCATTGGCTCACCTGATGATATTTCCCCCAAGGACCGAGCGGCGCTAGAGACGGCATTGCAGGTTTTTCATCCCTGGCGCAAAGGGCCGTATGATTTGTTTGGTATTCATATCGACACAGAATGGCGCTCTGATCTTAAATGGGACAGGTTGATCGACGCCATTGAGCCTCTTTCCGGCAAACGGGTCCTGGATGTCGGATGCGGGAGTGGGTATCATTGTTGGCGAATGCTTGGTGAAGGCGCAAGGCTTGCAGTCGGTATCGACCCATATCTGCTTTTTGTGCTGCAATACCAGGCTGTTCGGAGTTTTATCGGTGATGTGCCGGCTTACGTGCTACCGCTGGGTATAGAAGCTTTGCCTGAGAATCTTGTTGGATTTGATACTGTGTTTTCGATGGGGGTATTGTACCACCGGAAATCGCCTTTTGATCACCTGTACAAGCTCAAAGAGTTGTTGCGTGTTGGGGGGGAGTTGGTCCTTGAAACACTCGTAATCGAAGGGGATGAAGGCCAGGTGCTGGTGCCAAAAGATCGGTACGCCAAAATGCGGAATGTCTGGTTTATCCCTACGCCGGCCGGACTGCAGCAGTGGGTGCAGCGTTGTGGGTACAAAGATGTGCAACTTGTTGATGTTGCACTGACCACCGAAGAAGAGCAGCGCAACACGCCATGGATGCGGTTTGAGTCGCTAAAAGATTACCTCGACCCAAACGATAACACGCGAACGATCGAGGGATACCCGGCCCCGCGGCGTGCAATAATTACGGCAAAAAGATAG
- a CDS encoding BLUF domain-containing protein: MDTQTANTAVDTAIEEEEKVEYLQLIYISAASVDFTTEDLTNLLKKAREKNAKVDVSGMLIYHEKSFFQVLEGPEEEVYRVYDMIADDPRHDEVRLLLKSVVENRSFENWSMGFVNTDRELFEQIPGFADFFKPGFAVKEMRTEGSTLGRVMSEFREGKWRQTIS, encoded by the coding sequence ATGGATACGCAAACAGCTAATACCGCCGTTGACACGGCGATTGAAGAAGAAGAAAAAGTTGAATACTTGCAGTTGATTTACATCAGTGCTGCCTCGGTTGATTTTACAACTGAAGACCTGACCAACTTGCTGAAAAAGGCACGCGAGAAAAACGCAAAAGTAGACGTGTCTGGTATGTTGATCTATCACGAAAAGTCTTTCTTCCAGGTGCTAGAAGGCCCTGAGGAAGAGGTTTACAGGGTCTATGACATGATCGCAGACGACCCTCGGCACGACGAAGTAAGACTGCTCTTGAAATCGGTTGTAGAAAACCGCAGCTTCGAAAACTGGAGCATGGGCTTTGTGAATACAGACCGTGAGCTTTTTGAGCAAATCCCTGGTTTTGCAGACTTTTTCAAACCAGGTTTTGCAGTGAAAGAAATGCGTACAGAGGGTAGCACGCTGGGTCGTGTGATGTCTGAGTTCCGCGAAGGAAAATGGCGTCAGACCATTTCCTAA
- a CDS encoding BLUF domain-containing protein, producing the protein MADIFSIVYASSANKELDETELQEILNEARCNNKASGISGLLLYANGNFLQILEGSEASVMNLVHRIEQDNRHHGIIRLMEFRSSERSFPEWSMGYRQLSAGEMEGALPGYINIFKSQAIADEIQAKVKQSVWTLLMSFRQIVNV; encoded by the coding sequence ATGGCAGACATCTTTAGCATTGTTTATGCAAGTTCGGCAAACAAAGAGCTGGATGAAACAGAGCTTCAGGAAATTCTAAATGAAGCCAGATGTAACAATAAAGCATCTGGTATCTCAGGTTTGCTGCTTTATGCAAACGGAAATTTCCTTCAAATCCTCGAAGGCAGCGAGGCTTCGGTTATGAATCTTGTACACCGCATTGAGCAGGATAATCGCCACCACGGCATTATTCGCTTAATGGAGTTTAGATCCTCCGAGCGCAGCTTTCCGGAGTGGAGCATGGGATACAGACAGTTGAGCGCCGGCGAGATGGAAGGTGCCCTGCCCGGATATATCAATATTTTCAAATCACAAGCAATCGCCGATGAAATACAGGCTAAAGTAAAACAGTCCGTATGGACACTACTCATGTCTTTTCGTCAGATTGTTAATGTATAG
- a CDS encoding serine hydrolase domain-containing protein, translating into MLKPSRLCLLVLCLALFTIDAGAQGLPEAAPEDVGISSDRLARVDQLMEKHVDASQIAGAISLVARNGKVVHFNAYGARNIATGEPMTTDTIVRIYSMSKPITSVALMMLYEEGAFHLDDPVEKYIPAFKNQQVYVEGPAANPVLRPVENKMTIRHLLTHSSGLSYGIFSNTVVDSLYRKETGRAWWPNLEKLATSMGSLPLLFEPGDRWYYSLATDVLGYLVEVLSGQPFDEFLHARIFDPLNMVDTGFFVPADKINRFAANHGIDNTGKLMVVDPPNGQFSQKPAFLSGGGGLVSTASDYVRFAQMLLNGGELDGVRILGRKTVEYMTVTHIDGVHAPGYGFGLGFSVRLEDKAPGVIGTPGTYGWNGAANTHYFADPEEQVIGIFMTQLMPYGRYPLLPNFRVALYQSLVD; encoded by the coding sequence ATGTTGAAACCCAGTCGCCTCTGCCTGTTGGTTCTTTGCCTCGCACTTTTCACGATTGATGCAGGGGCACAGGGGCTGCCTGAAGCTGCGCCAGAAGATGTGGGTATATCGAGCGATCGGCTGGCCCGGGTAGATCAGTTGATGGAGAAGCATGTTGATGCATCGCAAATTGCCGGCGCAATATCGCTTGTCGCCCGCAATGGCAAAGTGGTGCATTTTAATGCCTATGGTGCGCGCAATATCGCAACGGGCGAACCCATGACCACCGATACAATCGTCCGTATCTATTCCATGAGCAAGCCCATCACCAGTGTTGCACTAATGATGCTGTATGAGGAAGGGGCCTTTCACCTCGACGATCCGGTAGAAAAGTACATCCCTGCCTTTAAAAATCAGCAAGTTTATGTAGAAGGGCCGGCAGCAAATCCGGTATTGCGGCCAGTAGAAAACAAAATGACTATCCGGCATCTGCTGACCCATAGCTCGGGACTATCGTATGGCATTTTTAGCAATACTGTAGTCGATTCGCTGTACCGCAAAGAGACGGGCCGCGCCTGGTGGCCAAACCTGGAAAAACTGGCAACCTCAATGGGCAGCCTGCCCCTGCTTTTTGAGCCTGGCGACCGGTGGTACTATAGCCTGGCCACAGATGTGTTGGGATACCTTGTAGAGGTATTATCCGGACAGCCATTTGATGAATTCCTCCATGCCCGGATTTTTGATCCGCTCAATATGGTGGATACAGGTTTTTTTGTGCCGGCTGATAAAATTAACCGTTTTGCAGCCAACCATGGTATAGACAATACCGGGAAGCTGATGGTCGTGGATCCGCCTAATGGACAATTTAGTCAGAAGCCTGCCTTTCTCTCTGGTGGTGGTGGGCTGGTTTCTACGGCATCAGACTATGTTCGTTTTGCACAGATGTTGCTCAATGGAGGCGAACTGGATGGTGTGCGAATTCTTGGGCGCAAAACGGTTGAATACATGACCGTGACCCATATTGACGGCGTCCATGCACCTGGGTACGGATTTGGGCTAGGGTTCAGCGTCCGGCTGGAAGACAAAGCGCCCGGCGTGATTGGGACACCAGGTACCTATGGCTGGAATGGTGCAGCAAATACCCACTATTTTGCCGATCCTGAAGAACAAGTCATTGGGATCTTCATGACACAGCTAATGCCTTATGGCCGCTATCCGCTGTTGCCTAATTTCAGGGTTGCCTTGTATCAGTCCCTGGTAGACTGA
- a CDS encoding carboxypeptidase regulatory-like domain-containing protein: MKHQVLRFSLFLFWCMAIMPAVFAQQTQLPESQEARRQVLHAIQGMQASLHKHPTLLNTLSAAKFSANDSLDAGGITGRIEGIADTDSSAWVLAVAAHLFEDPTAWAFGEVRPGGEYIITGLDLGSYLIMAGADGFMPQFFSNAYNIWEAAIVEVAPNEITEGINFFLEPAQSGAGAITGRVIAEDTGEPIAGAQVYAFSANNSFVSMRTETNDDGTYELPELRSGAYYVQAYAEGYFNQFYDGVLNIEHATTVAVIDQETASDINFAMNQGGTISGTVTGADGAPISGANIQVSALRERGDYDGYFYGWAVTDDAGSYTVSGLGDGDYVVGVHHYGPNYYVNKWYDNAGSFEEATPVPVTLGEDTSDINFVIESPTAFGSIAGALRLEDGAPLQNAIVRLESIDTPGFYYFDYAYPDENGNYAMDDVPVGTYRVVLEYWTNWFYDVMWYDQADNAEEATPVMVVENERVTDINFVVPVAEGVISGVVTNTEGKPIANAYIQLNNAYRDDGTGVYLWAYANTDNEGKFTIEGLPDGEYVVSAFFCYFYECVQEWWPDAKYAEEAEPVVIAEGLSNPPSVEFELDIQLGDASISGKVTRNTGEVLAGAVVSIAPYVDFSDSTGNGNPDFPWVSEIQTYTDSEGNYTFNYLPAGTYRLFSSYWEEGASGFAWYENATDIVNATPVDLGATEALIDINFELNVRSYFGTLAGRVVRENDVPIERAYVEVNSYYRDYDQDIAFYPSDWYGVTDASGAFSIEQLYEGEYMVSVYAQDAHLAALDSGSVEISYVQIRGGEITEIDVSMVTQQDGNAEIAGRVVNDQGDPLDVSIIKAIPVTDDGATYYTAIADEDGAYRFSNLPDGGYYVLARGPMHITEYFNDTSDPDNAELVETSEDAPATAIDFSLEPFYYYYDFAEGDARGLPDVSGQASLVYGSVHSQDGEPLAGATVYVVDEAGDALMSTETFEDGMYELAGIQPGQEYRIKATHVGFESQFNGEARSVDAADGLTMNSGQYEFNFSLSKRNTSVGNDDQPAVPTRLALHGNYPNPFHGTTRISFSLPQTTHVAIEVYDTLGRRVTSLHEGILNAGTHDIAWRSASNAKTLPSGLYFYRIVAGDQQQTGSMTMFR, encoded by the coding sequence ATGAAACACCAAGTACTCCGGTTTAGCCTATTTCTCTTCTGGTGCATGGCAATTATGCCCGCCGTTTTTGCGCAGCAGACCCAGTTGCCCGAATCGCAGGAAGCTCGCCGGCAAGTGCTGCATGCAATACAGGGCATGCAGGCTTCGCTCCACAAACATCCGACGCTGCTTAACACCCTGAGTGCAGCCAAGTTCAGTGCGAACGACTCCCTCGACGCCGGCGGCATCACCGGACGCATAGAAGGCATTGCGGATACTGACAGTAGCGCCTGGGTACTGGCCGTAGCAGCGCACCTCTTTGAAGATCCTACGGCATGGGCATTTGGCGAAGTAAGGCCAGGGGGTGAGTACATCATTACAGGCCTGGATCTCGGATCATACCTCATCATGGCCGGCGCCGACGGCTTTATGCCGCAATTCTTCAGCAATGCGTACAATATATGGGAAGCAGCGATTGTCGAAGTGGCCCCCAATGAAATCACGGAAGGCATCAACTTTTTCCTGGAGCCCGCGCAATCCGGCGCAGGCGCCATTACAGGACGCGTAATAGCAGAAGATACAGGCGAGCCCATTGCAGGCGCCCAGGTCTATGCATTCAGTGCCAACAATTCTTTTGTTAGCATGCGGACCGAAACCAACGACGACGGTACGTACGAACTCCCCGAACTCAGAAGCGGCGCGTACTACGTACAGGCTTACGCTGAAGGATATTTCAACCAGTTCTACGACGGTGTGCTCAATATTGAGCATGCCACAACGGTCGCTGTAATTGACCAGGAAACGGCATCCGACATTAACTTTGCCATGAACCAGGGCGGCACCATTTCAGGTACTGTAACAGGTGCTGACGGTGCCCCAATCTCAGGTGCAAACATTCAGGTTTCAGCGCTGCGTGAACGCGGCGACTACGATGGGTATTTTTATGGATGGGCAGTTACAGACGACGCAGGCAGTTATACCGTTTCAGGGCTCGGCGATGGTGACTATGTAGTGGGCGTCCACCATTATGGGCCTAATTACTATGTGAACAAATGGTATGACAATGCAGGTTCATTTGAGGAAGCAACGCCGGTGCCCGTTACGCTGGGTGAAGATACGTCTGACATCAATTTTGTTATCGAGTCACCCACCGCGTTTGGCAGTATAGCCGGCGCACTACGTCTCGAAGATGGCGCGCCCCTGCAGAACGCCATCGTACGACTAGAATCGATTGACACCCCAGGATTCTACTATTTCGACTACGCCTATCCGGATGAAAATGGCAACTACGCCATGGATGATGTGCCTGTTGGTACCTACCGCGTGGTATTAGAATACTGGACCAACTGGTTTTATGACGTGATGTGGTACGACCAGGCTGACAACGCTGAAGAAGCAACACCCGTTATGGTGGTAGAAAACGAGCGGGTCACAGATATCAATTTTGTTGTCCCTGTTGCTGAAGGCGTTATTTCTGGCGTCGTAACCAATACAGAAGGCAAACCCATTGCGAACGCTTACATCCAGTTGAACAATGCCTACCGTGATGATGGTACGGGCGTGTATCTATGGGCCTATGCCAATACCGATAACGAAGGCAAGTTTACCATTGAAGGCTTGCCAGATGGCGAATACGTAGTCTCAGCCTTTTTCTGCTACTTCTATGAATGTGTGCAGGAGTGGTGGCCCGATGCTAAATACGCGGAAGAAGCAGAACCGGTTGTGATTGCCGAAGGCTTGAGCAACCCGCCTTCGGTGGAATTTGAATTAGATATCCAGTTAGGCGATGCTTCAATTTCCGGTAAGGTTACCCGCAATACAGGGGAAGTTCTCGCCGGCGCTGTGGTATCTATCGCGCCTTATGTAGACTTTTCTGACTCTACAGGCAACGGCAACCCTGACTTTCCCTGGGTATCCGAAATTCAAACTTACACAGACAGTGAAGGCAACTACACCTTCAACTACCTGCCAGCTGGCACCTACCGTCTTTTTTCTTCTTACTGGGAAGAAGGGGCTTCAGGCTTTGCCTGGTATGAAAATGCAACGGATATCGTGAATGCCACCCCGGTAGACCTCGGCGCAACGGAGGCCTTGATCGACATCAATTTTGAACTGAACGTCCGTTCCTACTTTGGCACACTGGCCGGCCGCGTGGTGCGGGAAAATGATGTACCCATTGAGCGGGCTTATGTAGAAGTGAACTCCTATTACAGAGACTACGACCAGGATATTGCGTTCTACCCTTCCGACTGGTATGGCGTCACTGATGCTTCTGGTGCATTCAGTATCGAGCAGTTGTATGAAGGTGAATACATGGTGTCGGTCTATGCACAAGACGCACATCTTGCAGCACTGGACTCGGGCAGCGTAGAAATTTCGTACGTCCAAATTCGAGGCGGAGAAATAACAGAAATCGATGTATCCATGGTTACGCAACAGGATGGCAATGCAGAAATTGCCGGCCGCGTAGTCAATGATCAGGGAGACCCACTGGACGTCAGCATCATCAAGGCCATCCCGGTTACGGATGACGGTGCAACCTATTACACAGCGATAGCAGATGAAGATGGTGCGTATCGTTTTAGCAACCTGCCCGATGGCGGCTATTATGTCCTTGCCCGTGGCCCGATGCACATCACCGAGTATTTCAATGATACCTCCGATCCTGACAATGCAGAGTTGGTTGAGACGTCGGAAGACGCGCCGGCTACCGCTATCGACTTCTCGCTGGAGCCTTTCTATTACTACTACGACTTCGCCGAAGGAGACGCACGCGGCCTGCCAGATGTATCGGGCCAGGCGAGCCTCGTCTACGGTAGCGTGCACAGCCAGGATGGCGAGCCCCTTGCTGGCGCAACAGTCTACGTGGTTGACGAAGCAGGTGACGCCCTGATGTCTACAGAAACATTTGAGGATGGCATGTACGAACTGGCGGGGATCCAGCCAGGCCAGGAATACCGTATCAAGGCTACGCATGTTGGGTTTGAGAGCCAGTTCAACGGCGAAGCCCGAAGCGTTGATGCTGCTGACGGGCTCACCATGAACAGCGGCCAGTACGAGTTTAATTTCTCGCTCAGCAAACGCAACACCTCCGTTGGTAACGATGATCAGCCTGCGGTACCAACCCGGCTTGCACTCCACGGCAACTACCCGAACCCGTTCCACGGCACAACGCGGATCAGCTTCTCGTTGCCACAAACAACACACGTAGCCATCGAAGTGTACGATACGCTTGGCCGACGCGTGACAAGCTTACACGAAGGTATACTCAATGCCGGCACCCATGACATTGCATGGCGTAGCGCATCAAACGCCAAAACACTGCCAAGTGGCCTGTACTTCTACCGCATTGTTGCCGGTGACCAACAGCAAACAGGCAGCATGACCATGTTCAGATAA
- a CDS encoding heparinase II/III family protein: protein MRICSIFLLIAALCFCDIVDLAAQSPHTRKRNYLTTQFAEADLPALITPLQDWQPYPRAGDAGWQQVPDAVRGAHIDAAEQLLGTNWPALPATVLLEYVRTGNRSTYQKLANTRREKLAKLVVAEAMENRGRFMDDILNGIWAISEETYWGVPAHLSLQKAGSGLPDVNEPTVDLFAAETGSLLAWTDYLLGDKLDDLSPLIRQRIRSEVDRRILSPNLAREDFWWMGFEGGRINNWNPWINSNWLTMVLLLEADEARRQAAVYKIMRSLDLFINSYPRDGGCDEGPGYWGRAAGSMFDTLELLHSASDGKINIFDKPLIRAMGSYIYLGYIADAYFINFADARGKINVEPALIYRYGKMIEDERMTGFAAFAAAQQNFGAGFIPGVFGHLNRQLPAFFVLDELAATTPFEPLFGDIWLPDIEVVMTREKHESREGFYLAVKGGHNDESHNHNDIGSFMVYHNGHPVFVDAGVGQYTAKTFSSERYDIWSMQSAYHNLPTINGVMQEAGAAFKARDVVFKTFDERTRFQVNLRKAYPDTAQLDYWLRTFTLIRDEHIVLDEEYVLREFVEPYSLSFMTPRQVRKKNGTLTLRAQDVKAALPAEDVTLTYDPAQFEVVIEEIPLDDASMRTVWGPQLTRILLVSRAETLTGEHQLFIKAD from the coding sequence ATGCGAATTTGCTCGATTTTTCTGCTTATTGCTGCTTTGTGCTTTTGTGATATCGTGGACCTCGCCGCGCAGAGTCCGCATACGAGAAAACGCAACTATCTCACAACGCAGTTTGCTGAAGCTGATCTGCCAGCTTTAATCACCCCGTTGCAAGACTGGCAGCCTTATCCCCGCGCTGGCGATGCCGGCTGGCAGCAGGTACCTGATGCTGTGCGTGGCGCGCACATCGATGCTGCGGAGCAATTGCTTGGTACAAACTGGCCTGCTTTGCCAGCAACAGTATTGCTTGAGTACGTCCGCACAGGCAACCGGAGTACCTATCAGAAGCTGGCGAATACGCGGCGGGAGAAATTGGCGAAGCTCGTTGTTGCTGAAGCCATGGAAAACCGTGGCCGGTTTATGGATGATATTCTCAATGGCATCTGGGCCATCAGCGAGGAGACGTATTGGGGGGTGCCGGCACACCTGAGCCTGCAAAAGGCCGGCTCAGGACTGCCCGATGTAAATGAACCCACCGTTGACCTCTTTGCAGCTGAAACCGGAAGCCTTCTCGCATGGACAGATTACCTGCTCGGCGATAAGCTGGATGACCTGTCTCCCTTGATTCGACAGCGGATCAGAAGCGAAGTGGATCGCCGTATTTTATCCCCGAATCTTGCAAGAGAAGACTTTTGGTGGATGGGATTTGAAGGCGGACGAATCAACAACTGGAATCCCTGGATTAATTCCAATTGGCTTACCATGGTGCTCTTGCTTGAGGCAGATGAAGCACGCCGGCAGGCTGCTGTCTACAAAATTATGCGCAGCCTAGATCTGTTTATTAACTCCTATCCGCGAGATGGGGGCTGTGATGAGGGGCCAGGGTACTGGGGCAGGGCGGCGGGCTCTATGTTCGACACCCTGGAACTCCTGCATAGCGCGTCCGATGGCAAGATTAATATCTTTGACAAACCGCTTATAAGAGCGATGGGCTCGTATATCTACCTCGGCTACATCGCTGACGCGTATTTCATCAACTTTGCCGACGCCAGAGGCAAAATTAATGTTGAGCCGGCCCTCATTTATCGCTATGGGAAAATGATTGAAGACGAGCGCATGACGGGCTTTGCTGCATTTGCCGCTGCGCAGCAAAACTTTGGCGCCGGCTTCATCCCCGGAGTGTTTGGCCACCTAAACCGACAATTGCCGGCGTTCTTTGTGTTGGATGAACTTGCCGCAACTACACCGTTTGAGCCGCTCTTTGGTGATATCTGGCTTCCTGATATAGAGGTCGTGATGACGCGGGAAAAACATGAGTCCCGTGAAGGTTTTTACCTGGCTGTAAAGGGGGGGCACAATGATGAAAGCCACAACCACAATGATATTGGCAGCTTCATGGTGTACCACAACGGACATCCTGTGTTTGTGGATGCCGGCGTAGGACAGTATACGGCAAAGACATTCAGCAGTGAGCGTTATGACATCTGGAGCATGCAGTCGGCCTACCACAATTTGCCCACCATCAATGGGGTAATGCAGGAGGCTGGTGCTGCGTTCAAGGCCCGGGATGTGGTGTTCAAAACGTTTGACGAACGGACCCGTTTTCAAGTAAACCTGCGTAAAGCATATCCAGATACTGCGCAATTAGATTACTGGTTGCGCACCTTTACCCTGATTCGCGATGAACACATTGTGCTGGACGAAGAATACGTCCTCCGAGAATTTGTTGAGCCCTACAGCCTTTCTTTTATGACGCCGCGCCAGGTACGCAAGAAAAACGGCACCCTTACCCTCAGGGCGCAGGATGTAAAAGCTGCGCTACCCGCAGAGGATGTAACCCTGACGTACGATCCGGCGCAATTTGAGGTGGTGATTGAAGAGATACCGCTCGATGATGCCAGCATGCGGACAGTGTGGGGCCCACAACTAACCCGCATCTTGCTGGTGAGCAGGGCCGAAACGCTAACCGGTGAACACCAACTCTTTATCAAGGCTGATTGA